The Cylindrospermopsis curvispora GIHE-G1 genome contains a region encoding:
- the clpP gene encoding ATP-dependent Clp endopeptidase proteolytic subunit ClpP — MIPIVIEQSGRGERAFDIYSRLLRERIVFLGQQVDSSLANLIVAQLLFLDSEDPEKDIYMYINSPGGSVTAGMGIFDTMKNIRPDVCTICTGLAASMGAFLLSAGTKGKRMSLPHSRIMIHQPLGGAQGQATDIEIQAREILYHKRKLNEYLAEHTGQPFDRIAEDTERDFFMSPQEAREYGLIDQVIDRHAAGSRPLALV; from the coding sequence ATGATTCCTATCGTTATTGAACAATCGGGTCGGGGCGAACGCGCCTTTGATATCTATTCACGTCTGCTGCGCGAACGGATAGTTTTTTTAGGGCAACAGGTGGATAGCAGTTTAGCTAATCTAATAGTGGCCCAACTGCTGTTTTTAGACTCTGAAGACCCGGAGAAAGATATTTATATGTATATCAACTCTCCCGGTGGTTCAGTGACAGCAGGAATGGGGATTTTTGATACTATGAAGAACATCCGCCCTGATGTGTGTACTATTTGTACAGGGCTGGCTGCTAGTATGGGGGCCTTTTTATTGAGTGCAGGTACTAAAGGTAAACGTATGAGTTTACCTCACTCGCGCATCATGATTCACCAGCCATTAGGCGGTGCTCAGGGACAAGCGACAGATATAGAAATTCAAGCCCGAGAAATTCTATATCACAAACGCAAGCTAAACGAATATTTGGCTGAACATACTGGTCAGCCATTTGACCGAATAGCTGAAGATACGGAGCGGGATTTTTTCATGTCTCCCCAAGAGGCCAGGGAATATGGACTTATTGACCAAGTAATTGACCGACATGCAGCTGGTAGTCGCCCCCTGGCCCTAGTATAA
- a CDS encoding pentapeptide repeat-containing protein, whose protein sequence is MAIETHLTLLKAGAVTWLDWRGRNPELQVDLSTSNLRGENFRGANFQNVNLNQVDFSHALLVRADFQNANLSAANLNSAKLVQANLRKANLSVANLQNANLMRANLDEAVLIGADLKSSNLQDAVVTSANLIGTDFYCANLNGVDLAYSKLIRSNLSFANLIGANLIGSNLQDCNLYEAEIISSYLYDTNLSRANLSRSHLGSSYLCRANFMEANLTSADLTGANLKDANLAGANLQGANLRCANLTGANLTGANLQNAILPPVFICN, encoded by the coding sequence ATGGCAATTGAAACACATCTTACCCTACTTAAAGCAGGTGCTGTTACCTGGTTAGATTGGAGAGGGCGAAACCCAGAACTTCAAGTTGATTTGAGTACCTCTAATTTAAGGGGGGAGAATTTTCGCGGTGCTAATTTCCAAAATGTCAATTTAAATCAGGTGGACTTTAGCCATGCTTTGCTGGTAAGAGCAGACTTTCAAAATGCCAATTTAAGTGCTGCCAATCTAAATAGCGCTAAATTAGTTCAGGCAAATCTTAGAAAAGCTAATTTAAGTGTCGCTAACCTGCAGAATGCTAATTTAATGCGTGCAAACTTAGATGAAGCAGTCCTAATTGGAGCAGATCTAAAGAGTTCAAACCTACAGGATGCAGTAGTTACCAGTGCTAACTTAATTGGAACTGACTTTTACTGTGCTAATTTAAATGGTGTTGATTTAGCTTATAGTAAACTTATACGCAGTAATCTGAGTTTTGCCAATTTAATCGGAGCAAATTTAATTGGTAGTAATTTACAAGACTGTAATTTGTATGAAGCTGAAATTATAAGTAGTTACTTATATGACACAAATTTATCCAGAGCTAATTTAAGCAGATCCCATTTGGGAAGTTCCTATTTATGTCGCGCCAATTTCATGGAAGCTAATTTAACTAGCGCTGATCTAACAGGTGCTAATTTAAAAGATGCTAATTTAGCTGGTGCCAATCTTCAGGGAGCGAATCTTAGATGTGCTAATTTAACAGGTGCTAATTTAACAGGTGCCAATTTGCAAAACGCCATTTTACCTCCCGTTTTTATTTGTAATTGA